The following proteins come from a genomic window of Granulicella aggregans:
- a CDS encoding recombinase family protein, whose amino-acid sequence MSAFIAYFRVSTDRQGASGLGLEAQRAAVLQHIGTGKLTAEYTEVESGKKHTNRPQLLAALQECRRKKATLIIAKLDRLGRNVAFISALMDGGVDFVCCDNPHANRLMLHMLAAFAEHEREQISHRTKAALKAAKARGIQLGNPRPQEALSLARAVHVARRPAPEILNIMRSLEGQGMSYRAIARELNQLNIRTGRGCQWFGATVKAALQQQESDTHDKAA is encoded by the coding sequence ATGTCAGCCTTTATTGCATATTTCCGAGTGTCTACCGACCGACAGGGAGCCAGTGGGCTAGGGCTAGAGGCACAGCGTGCAGCGGTGCTTCAGCATATTGGGACAGGGAAGCTCACTGCCGAATACACCGAGGTCGAGAGCGGCAAGAAGCACACGAATCGCCCCCAGCTTCTCGCGGCTCTGCAAGAGTGCCGCAGGAAGAAAGCCACTCTGATTATCGCGAAGCTTGACCGGCTCGGTCGCAACGTCGCCTTTATCTCAGCCCTCATGGATGGCGGCGTGGACTTCGTATGTTGTGACAATCCCCATGCGAACCGCCTGATGCTCCACATGCTGGCCGCTTTTGCGGAGCATGAACGCGAGCAAATCTCACATCGCACCAAAGCCGCTTTGAAGGCAGCTAAGGCGCGAGGCATACAGCTCGGCAATCCCCGGCCGCAGGAAGCTCTCAGCCTTGCCCGCGCCGTCCACGTCGCCCGCAGGCCCGCGCCGGAGATCCTCAACATCATGCGCAGCCTGGAAGGGCAGGGGATGAGCTACCGTGCGATCGCACGCGAGCTAAACCAGCTCAACATCCGCACCGGCCGAGGTTGCCAGTGGTTCGGAGCCACAGTAAAAGCAGCATTGCAACAACAGGAAAGCGACACGCATGACAAAGCAGCCTAA